The Aspergillus nidulans FGSC A4 chromosome VII nucleotide sequence TCGGGCAGCCTGAGGTCTGGGAGGCCGGTTCCATAGATAGAGTGAGGAACATCACTGTTGCTCGAGTAGCGGTCCGTTTGTGTCTAGCAACGCAACGTCAGCTTCACTACGGCGTCTGAATGAGTTAGCTTGGTTAGCTTAACTGCATCGCACTTGAGCTCACGAGTATATCTTCAAATGCTGCATGTAGTCATTGTAGCTGTTGTGGACCAACCCTAGTTCatgttgatgaggatgtaGTGGGGGATGATTCCACAACCATTGTCGAAATATATAATGAAGCATGGTGGGGAACCGTGATATATAGTAAGGGTGAGCAACCCACGACCACCTGCTGAACATAGCTCAACTGCTGAGGTTGGCATCATTTTGATGCAATATACGTCCAGAGGTATACAGATTAGTGGCGTTGGATGTTCGTAAGGTTGGAGATTTGGAGCCGATCGCTGTGAATTCAACAACAGTACTCCGTAGTGTCTGCTCTTTGATCAGTTTTTGCATCATATTTTAAAGACAAGAAGCCTTTCAACAATAAATCCTCGATGGTCTAAcggtcatgatttccgcttGTCACCTAACAGGAACAAGCGCGGGAGACCTGGGTTCGACTCCCAGTCGGGGAGATTACTTTTTGATTACTCTTTTTTCTCCTAATAATCACTTCCCTTTGAAATACTCGCGCGAATTGACTTCTCTCAATGCCAAATTATGCACCTCGACAGTTAAACAGAATCTCTCCATTAGCTGCACTGCATTTGAGACTCTAGTTTGACCCCGTCCAAAAAACTTTTTCTTCGCCTGTGGTTCAATGCTTCTAGACCCTGCTCTGGTCATCTCCCATGCATACACCGCAGCCTGATCCATTATATACCGGCTGGAGCTTATATTGTCTGACAAAGATGTAGATGCGTTGGGCGTTGGGACTGTTTGTCGGTCAGGTTCCATGGTTGGTGTACTGCAGCCAGCCAGATACTGTTGTTTCGTGAATGTTGGGCTGAACTGCCGAGGTTTACGGTACAGTACAGTACCGGCAGGTCAATGATTATATTATCAAACCACAAACTACACCTCTTCAATTGAACACAACACAGCTAATCGCGCCCAGTACGGTAGACAtagcgatgaagaagcatttcAATTCTGCAATTTGAGAAGCCTACTCGTTACTTAAACGAAATGAAGCCCTGCGAACCGCGTCGAGCAGGACGCCCCCGTCTTGAAGCCAGCAGCGACGTTGTCCACTCCGACGATCGTCGGGCTCAGATCCGTCGCGCCCAGCGCACATATCGACTGAAAAAGGAAGCCGTTTTTCGAAATGCGACGGCTAGAGCCGAGCAGCTTGAAGAGAGATTGCGCACTGCCGTCGAAGAGGTAGCGTTGCTGTCCGAGGCCGCTGTAGAGACGCAGCTgcatcattctcatcctgaGATCTATGCGCGTCTGAGGCGTCTCAATGGGATTCTAATCAAGGGTGGTGATAGTCCTACCGATGCGAGTCCTACTGAGCTATCGCCGGGCTCATCCGGACATCAAGTGCCAATGCTCAATGCCCAAGTCCAATCCGCCAGACAATCCCAACTTTCCCTTTCCCGTCCTCCTTCACTCCCAGCCAGGCAGTACACGTACGCATTCCAGGAACCGCGCTTTGCCCGTCGGTTACTGCGATACTGTCTCGAACACGCGTATCGTGTCTTTGCAGACCCCCGGTCGGATCCGCGTGAGATCTACCGCATGTTCCGGCTCGTCCCCTGCGTAAAAGACCGGGGAAAGACCCAGCCGCGCTTTCGGCAGCTCTTGATGGGCGGGCACACGGATCCTCTGGAAGTGCCAGGTCTACCGTTCTACAATGTTGGTGGCGCGGGTTCGCATTTCCCGGAtctcgacgaggatgggAATGCGATTTACCCGGTCAATAGTAGGATGCCGAGGCGGGTGCTGGGGGTGTTGCCGTGGGACGAGCTGGGAAAGGGAGATGTAGATGCTTTGGAGGTTCATGGGCTAGGTGGGGAATGGTTCGACAGCCGGGACGTGGAAGGTTATCTTAGGCTGCAGGGGTGGGACGTGAACGGGTCTTTATTTCTCATGCAGCACATACCAAATGGCGCAGCAGAGAGAGTTGGCAGTCAACCATATGTTTTAGATGTTGAGGGGTTCTTTTCACGTGAGTTTTCCCACTCTTTGCAGTTCTTCCATGCTCATGGCTTCTAGGGCTTCTTCCGGGgttcatcatcctcggccGCGCGCCTGGGTTCAAGAAGACAGATGTCAGGCACGCGTTGAAAGCTTCGGTAAAGCGATCTGACAATCTATGACGTGCAGCAGTGTTCGGCTAGGGTTGTACCTCGGAGTTCTTGGCTGATTACAATATCACATAGAGAGGACATGATTGCATTATAATCTGCAGACTGTATGATATCAAGTCCTAAGCCGGCATCTTACTGCCCCCCTATGATATTGGAGTACTAGCCAGCATGACCACACTCAAAGACCAAATTGCCGTCGAGGCTATTGACGCGGACTGTTACCGCTCCGTCGTCCCCCCAATACGCATGGGCGATCTCGCCGACTGGGCTTACGGCGGCAATATCCTTGCCATTGCAGTCCAGGCCGCTTATGCGACCGTCACAACAGGCCAGCACCTGTACTCTATCAGCGGCCATTTCGTGCGGCCCACCGGCCCAGCCCAAAAGCTGATCTGCCGCATTGAGCGCGTCTGCGACACACGGACCTTCCAGACACGACAAATACGCGTGGTCCAGTCCAGGAAATCCGAACAGCTATGTCTCATTGCAACGGCAGATTTCCACATTGATGAGTCGGATGAGATGGTGAACTACTCCGCTCGTCCGCAGCTCCCCGTCCCGACATCCTCGGCGGCAGAAACAGAGACAGAGGACACGCCAGAACCCGGACTCTATCGGATTATCAATATGCTGATGGAGGTCTGTCCGCACCAGGGCGACCGGAATGGGAAAGACGTTTCGGGAATCGTCTCGGCTGAGCGGTTCCGAGTCCACGACACTCTTCGTCCAGAGGCTGACCGGATCGCTGCCCTTGCGTTCTACATGGACCGCGGGCTTGCGTATATCTCGGCGAACCATTCAGGCTACAGCCTGTCTCAAGCCAGTGCCTGCGCGACTCTCGACTTTGCGCTACGGGTGCTGACGCACCATTCTTATCTGCGACGCACCATTCTTATCTGCAGGACTGGCATGTTAGCGAAAGACAGACTTGTGGCGGAGAATGCACGCGCGCTTGGCGAGGGGAGGGTGTTCAAAAGGGATGGCTGGCTGCTGGCGAGTATGACACAGACGACCATTCTAAGGCCGAAGAAGGGTGTGTCGAGAATTTTACGTTGCTTTCTCTTGGACTTGTGTTTATCACTTCTGGGGAGATAGATTGGCATTGTCCAGTGTTTATTATCGTATACATTTTGCATTGAATCGCTACTCCCTGAGAAAAGTCCTTATATAGTGATATACTATTATCACTATAGTTTAGattcctttttccccttctttcatttcctttttttcctttttttggAGCTTTCATAGGAGCAAAGACAATAGATAGCCAGTATCCATGTTATGTATGATACTTGCGTCTTTGATTCAAGCAATACAAGGGAAAGCACTTGGAAATTCTAAAATTTCATGAGCTTCGCTGGATGACTTCCAATCGAACAAGTATAGCCATGGTGCTAAGAGGTTCAGAGCAGCCTCGGTGCACAGCCGATTACAATATCTCGCTTCAACAGTTGATTACAATATCTACTCACCACCAAAGAAAAGTCTGCTGGGAACTCCAGCAAAATCATTCGTCCAAAACCATCCAAAATCATCCAGAACCATTGCTTCTTTCGTAATCCGAGGCTTTGTTGGGATTGTGGTGCCAATTCTCTCCTCAGTTCGAAACCCAGCTTAAATACCCTCGAGCATCGTTGGAGACTTCTCCATTCAGTCAGAGCGACCCTAGATCAAATCTGTTTAGCTAGCAGCGACTATTTAGGCTCAGAGCCCCGACTTTAGCAGAGCGTCGAAATTGCTAGCCCTAACTACCTCTCCCACGACCGGCTCAGAAAAGAGGATTAGGGCCCAGACAAGATGCCCGACGCCGCCAACTCGTTCTACGCGCTATGGGACAATCCATCCCTGACCCTGGCCATCATTATAGGCCTCACCAGCTACATGGCACTAGTCAATCGTCTTCGATACCGTCGCAAGGCCAAAATAGAGGCGCCGTTCGTGCACGCGCATGGCGTTGGTAGGAGACTACTCTCCAGCATGACGGTCAAGGAAGCGCATGCGATTCTGGCCCAGTTGCAGGAACTGGAGTTCCCGTATGCGTTTGC carries:
- a CDS encoding uncharacterized protein (transcript_id=CADANIAT00008483), encoding MKPCEPRRAGRPRLEASSDVVHSDDRRAQIRRAQRTYRLKKEAVFRNATARAEQLEERLRTAVEEVALLSEAAVETQLHHSHPEIYARLRRLNGILIKGGDSPTDASPTELSPGSSGHQVPMLNAQVQSARQSQLSLSRPPSLPARQYTYAFQEPRFARRLLRYCLEHAYRVFADPRSDPREIYRMFRLVPCVKDRGKTQPRFRQLLMGGHTDPLEVPGLPFYNVGGAGSHFPDLDEDGNAIYPVNSRMPRRVLGVLPWDELGKGDVDALEVHGLGGEWFDSRDVEGYLRLQGWDVNGSLFLMQHIPNGAAERVGSQPYVLDVEGFFSPSMTTLKDQIAVEAIDADCYRSVVPPIRMGDLADWAYGGNILAIAVQAAYATVTTGQHLYSISGHFVRPTGPAQKLICRIERVCDTRTFQTRQIRVVQSRKSEQLCLIATADFHIDESDEMVNYSARPQLPVPTSSAAETETEDTPEPGLYRIINMLMEVCPHQGDRNGKDVSGIVSAERFRVHDTLRPEADRIAALAFYMDRGLAYISANHSGYSLSQASACATLDFALRVLTHHSYLRRTILICRTGMLAKDRLVAENARALGEGRVFKRDGWLLASMTQTTILRPKKV